From the Streptomyces pluripotens genome, one window contains:
- the pknB gene encoding Stk1 family PASTA domain-containing Ser/Thr kinase yields MEEPRRLGGRYELGQVLGRGGMAEVYLAHDTRLGRTVAVKTLRADLARDPSFQARFRREAQSAASLNHPAIVAVYDTGEDYIDGVSIPYIVMEYVDGSTLRELLHSGRKLLPERAMEMTIGILQGLEYAHRNGIVHRDIKPANVMLTRNGQVKVMDFGIARAMGDAGMTMTQTAAVIGTAQYLSPEQAKGEQVDARSDLYSTGCLLYELLTVRPPFVGDSPVAVAYQHVREEPQPPSVFDPEITPEMDAIVLKALVKDPNYRYQSADEMRADIEACLDGQPVAATAAMGAVAYGGYPDEQPATALRSDPGAAATTMLPPMNPDDGYGYGYDDRPDRRRQPKKGGNNTSTILLVVAGVLVLIGAILIGKWAFSGKTGDGKVPVPSFIGQQENTARKMADNVELKVSIAKKPCADQPKGQICSQDPNAKTEVAKGTTVNLVVSTGAPKVQVPDVRGQQFDQAEAQLTAKGFEVDKKTQVSAQTPNVVISQDPAGGTSKEKGTTITLTVAKPEEKVTVPDDLIGKSCDQAKAELQQLGLSPTCNNTPTDNPDDDGKVLGTNPQAGQQVHKNTPIAVNVGQLQQQQQVQVPNLQGRSLKNATQQLQQRGFTNIQVNGPNDDNARVFKQTPAPGSQVDPANTQIVLTTVDLGGGNNGGGNGGANFFGGISG; encoded by the coding sequence ATGGAAGAGCCGCGTCGCCTCGGCGGCCGGTACGAGCTGGGCCAGGTGCTCGGCCGTGGTGGCATGGCGGAGGTCTACCTCGCCCATGACACCCGCCTCGGCCGCACCGTGGCGGTGAAGACGCTGCGCGCGGACCTCGCGCGTGACCCTTCCTTCCAGGCCCGGTTCCGCCGGGAGGCCCAGTCGGCCGCCTCGCTCAACCATCCCGCGATCGTGGCGGTCTACGACACGGGCGAGGACTACATCGACGGGGTGTCCATCCCGTACATCGTGATGGAGTACGTCGACGGCTCCACGCTCCGCGAGTTGCTGCACTCCGGCCGCAAGCTGCTGCCCGAGCGCGCGATGGAGATGACCATCGGCATCCTCCAGGGCCTGGAGTACGCCCACCGCAACGGCATCGTCCACCGCGACATCAAGCCGGCCAACGTCATGCTGACCCGCAACGGCCAAGTCAAGGTGATGGACTTCGGCATCGCCCGCGCCATGGGCGACGCCGGTATGACGATGACGCAGACCGCGGCGGTCATCGGCACCGCGCAGTACCTCTCGCCCGAGCAGGCCAAGGGCGAGCAGGTCGACGCCCGCTCGGACCTGTACTCGACGGGTTGTCTCCTCTACGAGCTGTTGACGGTCCGCCCGCCCTTCGTCGGTGACTCCCCGGTCGCGGTGGCCTACCAGCACGTGCGCGAGGAGCCCCAGCCGCCTTCCGTCTTCGATCCCGAGATCACCCCCGAGATGGACGCGATCGTCCTGAAGGCACTGGTCAAGGATCCGAACTACCGCTACCAGTCGGCCGACGAGATGCGCGCGGACATCGAGGCCTGCCTCGACGGCCAGCCGGTCGCGGCCACGGCCGCGATGGGCGCCGTGGCCTACGGCGGTTACCCCGACGAGCAGCCCGCAACGGCCCTCCGTTCCGACCCGGGCGCCGCGGCGACGACGATGCTCCCGCCCATGAACCCCGACGACGGCTACGGCTACGGCTACGACGACCGTCCCGACCGCCGTCGCCAGCCGAAGAAGGGCGGCAACAACACCTCCACGATCCTTCTCGTGGTCGCGGGCGTCCTGGTGCTGATCGGCGCGATCCTGATCGGGAAATGGGCCTTCAGCGGCAAGACCGGGGACGGCAAGGTGCCGGTGCCCAGCTTCATCGGCCAGCAGGAGAACACGGCCCGGAAGATGGCCGACAACGTCGAGCTGAAGGTGTCGATCGCCAAGAAGCCCTGCGCCGACCAGCCCAAGGGCCAGATCTGCTCACAGGATCCGAACGCCAAGACCGAGGTGGCCAAGGGCACCACCGTCAACCTGGTGGTCTCGACGGGCGCGCCCAAGGTCCAGGTGCCGGACGTCCGCGGCCAGCAGTTCGACCAAGCCGAGGCCCAGCTGACGGCCAAGGGATTCGAGGTCGACAAGAAGACGCAGGTGTCGGCCCAGACGCCGAACGTGGTCATCTCCCAGGACCCCGCGGGCGGCACGAGCAAGGAGAAGGGCACCACGATCACCCTCACGGTCGCCAAGCCGGAGGAGAAGGTCACCGTCCCCGACGACCTGATCGGCAAGTCCTGCGACCAGGCCAAGGCCGAACTACAGCAACTGGGCCTGTCGCCGACCTGCAACAACACCCCCACGGACAACCCCGACGACGACGGCAAGGTCCTCGGGACCAACCCGCAGGCGGGCCAGCAGGTCCACAAGAACACGCCCATCGCGGTCAATGTGGGCCAGCTCCAGCAGCAACAGCAGGTGCAGGTGCCGAACCTCCAAGGGCGGTCCCTGAAGAACGCCACGCAGCAGCTGCAGCAGCGGGGCTTCACGAACATTCAGGTCAACGGCCCGAACGACGACAACGCGCGGGTGTTCAAGCAGACCCCGGCCCCGGGCAGCCAGGTCGATCCGGCCAACACCCAGATCGTCCTGACCACGGTGGACCTGGGCGGCGGGAACAACGGCGGCGGTAACGGGGGAGCCAACTTCTTCGGCGGCATCAGCGGCTGA